A portion of the Kribbella jejuensis genome contains these proteins:
- a CDS encoding sigma-70 family RNA polymerase sigma factor gives MADDRATLLRELHDVHAPALWRFVVRLTGDDRLAEDVVQETLLRAWRRPNILTEDEPGARAWLYTVARNLVIDDRRSARVSREVASDDLPENPSADHANAVLDAWLVAESLAQLSEEHRQVIVRAYYGRRTVTDIAAELDIPPGTVKSRLHYGLRALKLALQEKGVTSQ, from the coding sequence ATGGCGGACGATCGGGCGACGCTGCTGCGCGAGCTGCACGACGTGCACGCGCCCGCGCTGTGGCGGTTCGTCGTCCGACTCACCGGCGACGACCGGCTGGCCGAGGACGTGGTTCAGGAGACCCTGCTGCGCGCTTGGCGGCGGCCGAACATCCTCACCGAGGACGAGCCGGGCGCCCGGGCCTGGCTGTACACCGTCGCCCGCAACCTGGTCATCGACGACCGGCGCAGCGCCCGGGTCAGCCGGGAGGTCGCCAGCGACGACCTCCCGGAGAACCCGAGCGCCGACCACGCGAACGCGGTACTGGATGCCTGGCTGGTGGCCGAGTCGCTGGCGCAGTTGTCGGAGGAACACCGGCAGGTGATCGTTCGTGCGTACTACGGCCGCCGTACCGTCACCGACATCGCCGCGGAGCTGGACATCCCGCCGGGCACCGTGAAATCGCGGCTGCACTACGGGCTGCGGGCCCTGAAGCTCGCACTGCAGGAGAAGGGGGTCACGAGCCAATGA
- a CDS encoding anti-sigma factor family protein, with amino-acid sequence MSDPYREWDAAYLLGALSAKDRRAYEEHLHTCAECSAAVASLAGVPGMLAALPADRAQATVTTEPPNLLAGLARRVQRDRRRRRIRFGAFASAGAVAAAVVGALVIVPLTRDDDSKGDYVVLSQTVSSKLSADARLVPEPWGTTIEISCKYDELATPSERSRGYELYVTDKTGKVQLIASWTSAPGTTVKPAATTKLKRDEIRALDIRSSETGRVLLAVRF; translated from the coding sequence ATGAGCGACCCGTACCGGGAGTGGGACGCGGCCTATCTGCTCGGCGCGCTGTCGGCGAAGGATCGTCGCGCGTACGAGGAGCACCTGCACACGTGTGCGGAGTGTTCCGCCGCGGTCGCGTCGTTGGCCGGCGTACCCGGGATGCTGGCTGCGCTGCCGGCCGACCGGGCGCAGGCCACCGTCACCACCGAGCCGCCGAACCTGCTCGCCGGTCTGGCACGGAGAGTCCAGCGCGACCGGCGGCGGCGACGGATCCGGTTCGGTGCATTCGCGTCCGCCGGCGCCGTGGCGGCCGCGGTCGTCGGCGCGCTCGTGATTGTCCCGCTGACGCGCGACGACGACTCCAAGGGCGACTACGTCGTCCTCTCCCAGACTGTGTCGAGCAAGCTGTCCGCCGACGCCCGGCTGGTGCCCGAGCCCTGGGGTACGACGATCGAGATCAGCTGCAAGTACGACGAACTCGCGACGCCGAGCGAACGCTCCCGCGGGTACGAGCTGTACGTCACAGATAAGACCGGCAAGGTCCAGCTGATCGCGAGCTGGACCTCCGCGCCCGGGACCACCGTGAAACCGGCTGCCACCACCAAGCTCAAGCGCGACGAGATCCGGGCACTGGACATCCGCAGTTCGGAAACCG